The Calditerrivibrio sp. genome includes a window with the following:
- the prfB gene encoding peptide chain release factor 2 — protein MTIEDIVQDFDELKSKIEHFKVLVKENELKERLAKIEEKTHDPDFWNSKDSKNILKEQSNIKKFLEEWSYLLGRVEDINVLLDLHEEGEDVLDDLNDVYSELKKLVTDFELKLVLNGENDINNAILTIHSGAGGTEANDWANMLLRMYIRWAENHKFKYEMLDYQPGDEAGIKSATLNIIGPYAYGYLKGETGVHRLVRLSPFDANNKRHTSFASVFVLPEIDDDVDIVINESELKIETFRSGGAGGQHVNTTDSAVRITHIPTGIVISCQNERSQHKNKAHAMKILRSKLYELEMEKRNKEKSELESSKTEINFGSQIRSYVLHPYKMVKDLRTRYETGDPDSVLDGYLDEFIKSYLFYKAGLRGIAEGLEEEI, from the coding sequence ATGACGATAGAAGATATTGTACAGGATTTTGATGAGTTAAAAAGTAAGATTGAACATTTTAAAGTTTTAGTAAAAGAGAATGAGTTGAAAGAGAGATTAGCTAAAATAGAAGAAAAAACCCATGATCCCGATTTCTGGAACAGTAAAGACTCTAAAAATATTTTAAAAGAGCAGTCCAATATCAAGAAATTCCTTGAGGAGTGGAGTTATCTTCTTGGTAGGGTAGAAGATATCAACGTGTTACTGGATCTTCATGAGGAAGGGGAAGATGTTTTGGATGATCTGAATGATGTGTATTCCGAATTAAAAAAATTAGTGACAGATTTTGAGCTTAAATTAGTCTTAAACGGTGAAAACGATATAAATAATGCAATATTGACAATACATTCAGGTGCTGGTGGTACAGAGGCCAACGATTGGGCTAATATGCTTTTGAGAATGTATATAAGGTGGGCTGAAAATCATAAATTTAAATATGAGATGTTGGATTATCAGCCTGGTGATGAAGCTGGAATAAAATCTGCAACTTTGAATATTATTGGCCCATACGCTTATGGATATCTAAAAGGGGAAACTGGTGTCCATAGACTTGTTAGGTTATCCCCCTTTGATGCAAATAATAAGAGACATACCTCTTTTGCTTCTGTATTTGTGTTGCCAGAGATTGATGATGATGTGGATATTGTGATAAATGAGTCTGAACTAAAGATTGAGACATTTAGATCAGGTGGAGCAGGGGGGCAACATGTCAATACCACTGACTCAGCTGTCAGAATAACCCATATACCTACAGGTATCGTTATTAGTTGTCAAAATGAGAGAAGTCAGCACAAGAATAAAGCTCATGCAATGAAAATACTAAGATCCAAGCTCTATGAACTGGAGATGGAGAAAAGAAATAAAGAAAAAAGTGAGCTTGAAAGTTCAAAAACTGAAATAAATTTTGGAAGTCAAATACGCTCTTATGTGCTACATCCATACAAAATGGTCAAGGATTTGAGGACAAGGTATGAGACTGGAGACCCGGATTCTGTGTTAGATGGTTATCTTGATGAATTTATCAAGAGTTATCTTTTTTATAAAGCTGGTTTGAGAGGGATAGCAGAAGGGCTTGAAGAAGAAATATGA